One Phragmites australis chromosome 23, lpPhrAust1.1, whole genome shotgun sequence DNA window includes the following coding sequences:
- the LOC133906263 gene encoding uncharacterized protein LOC133906263: MAEAAAEGRRPEEEDSRTEPGVGMDVRKDGVAREVIRMEREAVIPVLKPKLVMRLAYLIEHEADRNEFLKLCKKVEYTIRAWYLLQFEDLMQLYSLFDPVSGEKRLEQQSLTPEEIETLEFNFMTYLFQVMDKSNFKLLSDEEYEVAQSGKYLLNLPIKVDESKLDKKLLTSYFKEHPQNNLPEFADKYVIFRRGIGIDRTTDYFFMEKVDVMISRAWRSLLRVTRINRLFSKKPQLKPKKDTKKTDEIDGDTEEQELFVERIRLEKIELSIKNLLSKMTIQEPTFDRIIVVYRRAGTKIKTDRGIFVKHFKSIPMADMEIVLPEKKNPTLTPMDWVKFLISAVIGLVTLVGSLEMPKADVWVVIAILSGVIGYCAKIYFTFQQNMSIYQNLITKSMYDKQLDSGKGTLLHLCDDVIQQEVKEVIICYYILMEQGKATVQDLDLRCEELIKEEFGAECNFDVHDAVKKLEKLGIVHRDSIGRILCVPLKRANEIIGTTTEELVMQAQQSPTS, translated from the exons atggcggaggcggcggcggaggggcggaggccggaggaggaggacagtcGAACGGAGCCGGGGGTGGGGATGGACGTCCGGAAGGACGGGGTGGCGCGGGAGGTGATTCGGATGGAGCGGGAGGCGGTCATCCCCGTGCTCAAGCCCAAGCTCGTCATGCGCCTCGCTTACCTCATCG AGCACGAGGCGGACCGTAACGAGTTCTTGAAGCTGTGCAAGAAGGTGGAGTACACCATCCGGGCGTGGTACCTTCTCCAGTTCGAGGACCTGATG CAACTGTACTCCCTGTTCGATCCTGTTTCTGGTGAGAAGAGGCTGGAGCAGCAGAGCCTGACGCCAGAGGAGATTGAGACTCTCGAGTTCAATTTCATGACGTATCTTTTCCAG GTAATGGATAAGAGCAACTTCAAGCTGTTATCTGATGAAGAGTATGAGGTTGCACAATCTGGAAAATATCTTTTGAACCTTCCCATCAAAGTTGATGAATCTAAG CTAGACAAGAAGTTGTTGACATCGTACTTTAAAGAGCATCCACAAAACAATCTACCTGAATTTGCGGACAAG TATGTCATCTTTCGTCGGGGCATTGGAATTGATCGAACAACTGACTACTTTTTCATGGAGAAAGTAGATGTAATGATATCACGAGCTTGGAGGTCATTGCTCAGGGTAACCAG GATTAATAGATTGTTTTCTAAGAAACCACAGTTGAAGCCAAAGAAAGACACGAAGAAGACTGATGAAATTGATGGAGACACAGAAGAACAAGAACTGTTTGTTGAGCGAATTCGATTAGAAAAAATTGAATTAAG TATAAAAAATCTGTTGAGTAAGATGACAATTCAAGAACCTACATTTGATAGGATCATTGTGGTGTACAG GAGGGCTGGCACAAAGATTAAAACTGATCGAGGAATATTTGTAAAGCACTTCAAGAGTATTCCAATGGCTGACATGGAAATTGTTCTT CCAGAGAAGAAGAACCCTACTTTAACTCCAATGGATTGGGTCAAATTTCTCATTTCTGCTGTCATCGGTTTG GTCACTCTAGTTGGTTCTCTTGAAATGCCAAAGGCTGATGTATGGGTTGTCATAGCAATCTTGTCTGGTGTCATTGGATACTGCGCTAAGATCTACTTCAC ATTTCAGCAAAATATGTCAATTTATCAGAATTTGATTACAAAATCAATGTATGACAAACAGCTTGATAGTGGGAAAGGAACTCTTCTGCACCTATGTGATGACGTGATACAGCAAGAA GTTAAAGAGGTAATAATTTGTTACTACATTTTAATGGAGCAGGGAAAGGCAACTGTACAA GATCTTGATTTACGCTGTGAAGAGCTAATCAAAGAAGAGTTTGGCGCAGAGTGCAATTTTGATGTTCATGATGCTGTAAAGAAGTTAGAGAAGCTTGGTATTGTTCATCGG GACTCAATTGGTAGGATCTTATGTGTTCCGTTGAAGCGTGCTAATGAGATCATAGGCACCACCACGGAAGAATTGGTGATGCAAGCACAGCAGAGCCCTACCTCTTAA